The following are encoded in a window of Vigna unguiculata cultivar IT97K-499-35 chromosome 8, ASM411807v1, whole genome shotgun sequence genomic DNA:
- the LOC114193206 gene encoding protein terminal ear1-like, translating into MLSHHTLNPHAPPFYLKPNQQQLQLLHFSRPICYYVPPSTFPLYPPFHAPFSNPSPQRAKTDTGRSKVCASAGNWRCHRKFYKWRVRGRKIRENGTVVMPFPDTVKEAESSSITTVMIRNVPNQFKFDDLLHILDEHCLRQNKSVDPEKWSKFDFVYLPVDYRKFSMQKRVSNLGYAFVNFTSPEAAFRFYREFHGVEWDVDQNKKICQINVAQYQGRDTLTRIFQTKVFRCASPDLLPVLFSEGRNGWNRRIEGTYLGNHVCGLPRRTK; encoded by the exons ATGCTTTCTCACCACACTCTCAACCCTCACGCTCCACCTTTTTATCTCAAACCCAACCAACAACAACTCCAGCTACTGCATTTTTCTCGCCCCATCTGTTACTACGTTCCTCCCTCCACCTTCCCCCTTTACCCTCCCTTTCACGCGCCATTCTCCAACCCCTCTCCTCAACGCGCCAAAACCGACACCGGTCGGAGTAAAGTGTGCGCTTCCGCCGGAAACTGGCGCTGCCACCGCAAGTTTTACAAATGGCGGGTTAGGGGAAGGAAGATTCGGGAAAACGGTACGGTCGTTATGCCGTTTCCTGACACCGTTAAAGAAGCCGAGTCCTCTTCTATAACCACCGTCATGATTCGCAATGTCCCTAACCAATTCAA GTTTGATGACTTGCTACACATACTGGACGAGCATTGTTTGCGACAGAACAAGAGCGTTGACCCCGAGAAGTGGTCCAAGTTTGACTTCGTTTATCTGCCGGTGGATTATAG GAAATTTTCAATGCAGAAAAGGGTCTCGAATCTGGGATATGCCTTTGTTAACTTCACCTCTCCTGAAGCTGCGTTCAGATTCTACCGCGAGTTCCACGGTGTCGAGTGGGATGTTGACCAGAACAAAAAGATATGCCAAATCAACGTGGCTCAGTATCAG GGAAGGGATACTCTGACGAGGATTTTCCAGACAAAAGTATTCCGGTGTGCGAGCCCAGATTTATTGCCTGTGCTGTTCTCAGAAGGCCGTAACGGATGGAATCGTCGAATCGAGGGAACTTATTTGGGCAATCATGTTTGTGGCCTGCCACGAAGAACCAAATGA